GCGGATGGTACGGCTTACCGACGCTGGGTTATAGGGCAAGTTGGGATTTCAGTTTTTTCATGGCGCCCTGCTCAATCTGGCGGATACGCTCAGCCGACACCTGGAATCTGTCAGCCAATTCATGCAGGGTGGATTTCTTATCACTCAGCCAGCGTGCTTCGAGAATCTGCCGGCTTCTCTCATCCAGACCCTGAATGGCACTCATCAGCTTCTGTTTCATCTGGTTCTCGCTATCCACCGCTTCGAGCATTGAGGCGGGCTCCATGCGCATGTCGCTGAGATAACCGGCCGGTGTCGGTGTTACCTGCTCATCGCTCTCCTGGCTCGGGCCGTCAAACGCAATATCCTGACCGGAAAGTCTGGACTCCATTTCCAGTACGGTTTCAGGTTTCACGCCCAGGTCCTGGGCAACACTATCGACCTCTTCCTTGGAAAACCAGCCAAGGCGCTTCTTGGAGCTGCGAAGGTTGAAGAAAAGTTTGCGTTGCGCCTTGGTGGTTGCCACCTTGACGATACGCCAGTTCTTCAGAATGAACTCATGAATTTCAGCCTTGATCCAATGCACTGCAAAGGAGACCAGACGGACCCCCATATCCGGATCAAAACGCTTTACCGCTTTCATCAGGCCGACGGTACCCTCCTGGATCAGGTCGGGCAGGGCCAGTCCGTAACCGCTGTAGTTTCTGGCGATACGGACAACGAAACGGATGTGGGATGTGATCAAGGCCTGGGCCGCCTGAAGGTCTTTCTGATCACGCAGACGAACCGCCAGTGAGTGCTCCTCTTCGGCGCTCAGCATAGGCAGCTGAAAAGCTGCGCTGATGTAGCTATCCATGTTACCCGTGGGCAAGGTGGCCAGTGCGATCTCTTTACTCATGCAGGTTACCCCAGTTTGCTTGAAGTGGAATATTAGCACTCTCTGCATGGGAGTGCCAATAACTGACCATTCTGACCGGTTATTAGACAGAAAGTTCAATGGGGTGTGTGTGGTTTTATATTTGATTATTCAATCAGTTAGTATTAATTGGATCTAGCTTGGCTCAATCGCGCTCAAGTGGCGGCCGACCGCCAGCCAGGAGCCGGCAAGGCCCAACAGGGCACTGCCGGATAGCAGTACCAGGACGGTGATTGGGTCGAGAGAACTTAAATCGAATGAGCTCTGGTAGAGTTGGGCCAGCCTGGCGATGGGACCGCTGAGCAGAATCAATGACAGGGCAACCAGAAACCAGGCGATCAGCCCGCCGAACAGGCCGTACCAGAATCCGGTGTAGAGGAAGGGTCTGCGGATAAATGCATTGGTGGCACCGATCAGTTTGGTGATCTCGATCTCGGTGCGTCGGTTCTGGATCTCCAGCCGGATGGTGTTTCCCACGATCAATAAGACCGCCATGCTGAGCAGAGCCGCCAGAACCACCACGGCACGCTGTGCGATCACAGTGATGGCCTGCAGACGCCTGACCCATTGCAGGTCGAGTTGAACAATATCCGCCTCCGGCAGCAATCGTAACTCCTGGGCGAGTTTCTCGGCTGTCTCCGCTGTGGTGTATTCAACTTTCGGTTGAATTACCAACAGATTGGGCAGCGGGTTGCTATCGAGGGCCTGGAGTGCATCCGCATAGCCGCTGAGACGTTGGAACTCTTCAAGTGCTGTTTCACGATTGATCAGCTCGACGGTTTCGATACGCGTGTGCTGACGTAGTGTCTCAGCCAGGGAGCGGGCTTTGTCGTTGGTGATATTCTGATCGAGAAACAGGGAGATACTGGCGCCGCTCTCCCATCCGCCACTGATCGTGTCGAGGTTGCTCAGCATCACATGCAATCCAACCGGCAGAGCCAGGGCGATACCGATAACCGCACAGGTCATCAGCGAGGAGAAGCGGTTGCTGAACAGTCTGCCGAGGCTGGAGAGGGCAACCTGAGCATGTCTTTGCAACCAGATTCCCGGCAGCGAGAAGAGTCGGGATTTAAGTGACATCCTTGTACTCCATCTTGCTGTCGTGACTCAATGCACCGTTGGCCAGAGTCAGGATGCGTTGATCCATGCTGCTGATCAGGGCCAGATCATGGGTGGCGATCAACAGGGTAACACCTACCCGGTTGAACTGGGAGAACAGCTCCATGATCTCTTTCGACAGTTCCGGATCCAGGTTGCCGGTGGGCTCGTCAGCCAACACCAGGGGCGGTTTACTGACCACCGCCCGGGCAATACCGACACGCTGTTGTTCACCACCCGAGAGGGTGATCGGAGCACTCTTCTCTTTATGCAGCAGGCCAACCTTGTCGAGAGCGGCCCTAACCCTTCTGCCGATCTCTTTATGACCCAGTCCGGAGACCACCAGGGGCAGGGCCACATTGTCGAAGACAGTGCGGTCGTGCAGCAGGCGATGGTCCTGGAAAATCATACCCACCTCTCGGCGGTGGTAGGGGATCTGACGGTTCTTCAGCCGGGTCAGGTTGCGGCCGTTGACATGCACCTGACCGCCACTGGAGCGTTCCAGCAGTCCAATCAGTTTCAATAAGGTACTTTTGCCGGCTCCTGAATGGCCGGTGAGAAAGACCATCTCTTCCGCGTCGATGCGCAGGTTGATATTACTCAGTCCGGTGTGTCCACCCGGATAGCGCTTGCTGACATTGTCAAAGTGAATCAAGTGCCTTAATCCGTCGTTTCAGTTTCAAACAATGCCTCGACAAACTCCTTGGGATCAAATTCACGCAGGTCTTCAATCGATTCACCGACGCCGATGAATCGGATCGGCACCTTGACCTTATCCGCTATGGCAAACACCACACCGCCTTTGGCAGTGCCATCCAGCTTGGTGACCACCAGGCCGGTAAGGCCGACAGACTCGTTGAACTGCAGTGCCTGATTGACCGCATTCTGGCCGGTTCCCGCATCCACCACCAGCAACACCTCATGGGGCGCTTGCGGGTCGATTTTCTTCATCACCCGGGTGATCTTGGCCAGCTCTTCCATGAGATTGGCTTTAGTATGTAGCCGGCCGGCTGTGTCTGCAATCAGTACATCCACCTGCCGGGAGGTGGCCGCCTGCAGCGCATCAAACACCACGGAGGCGGCGTCCGCTCCGGTATGCTGGGCAATCACCGGAATCTGGTTTCGCTCACCCCAGGTCTGCAGCTGTTCCACCGCAGCGGCGCGAAAGGTATCCCCGGCGGCAAGCATGACTGTTTCACCGTCGATTTGGAACTTTCTCGCCAGTTTACCGATGGTTGTGGTTTTGCCGGCGCCGTTGATGCCGACCATCACCATCACCATCGGTTTGCCATCCTCTCTGTTATCGATCGGCTTGTCACAGGCTTGAAGGATCTCAAGCAGATGCTGTTTCAGGGCCTGGGTCAGGGCTTCCGGGTCGTTGAGGGATTTGCGTTTCACCCGTTCAGTCAGATCATCGATAATGCGGTTGGTGGCATCGACGCCCACATCTGCGGTAAGCAGCAGAGTCTCCAGCTCCTCAAGCAGATCCTCATCGATGGTTTTACGTCCCATCACCAGATTGGCCAGACCATCGGACAGATTGTGCCGGGTACGTGACAGCCGCTGTTGCAGGCGGGTAAAGAGACCTGTTTTCTCTTCCACCGCCGGCTGTATGTCGACTTCCTCTGTTTCTGACTTTTTACGTTTGCCGAATCCGAACATATTGGGTAACACCAATGGGGTGATTGGAACTCTAAACTGATCGCAGGTTCTTACTAGGACCTGTTAACACTAATCCAATAGGCCCTGTTGCGCCTGGAGCCATTTTGGACAATCCTTCAGGCCTCTGAAACAATGCCTGCGGGCTGTCGCCGGCGCTATTCTACAGCTCCTCCAGGGCAATGATAAAGTGCCGGTTTCTGCCGGGGGATGTGGATGCTCTGCAGCTCGGGCTTACTTGAGGCATTAAAAGACTGATAATGATGATAAGGAACACCTTAATGCGAAGATTGATGGCGGTTTTCATGCTGATGCTGATAGCCATGGCTGATGCACAGGCCAATGTGGTGGAACACCAGCTGAAGAATGGGATGAAGGTGATCGTGAAGCAGGACAAGCGGGCGCCGATTGCGGTATCCCAGGTCTGGTACAAGGTCGGCTCCAGCTATGAGCATGGTGGGATTACCGGTGTCTCCCATGTGCTCGAGCACATGATGTTCAAAGGTACCGACAACCATGCCCCTGGCGAGTTTTCCCGAATCATTGCCGCCAACGGAGGCAATGAGAACGCATTTACCGGCCGTGACTATACCGCCTACTATCAGACCATGGCGAGTGACCGCCTGGAGGTCTCTTTCGAGCTGGAAGCGGACAGAATGAGAAATCTTCAGCTGCCGGAAGCGGAGTTCAAAAAAGAGGTTGAGGTGGTCAAGGAGGAGCGGCGAATGCGCACCGAAGACAAGCCCCAATCCCTCACCTATGAGCTGTTTCTCACCGGAGCCTACCAGGCTTCACCATACCGGATACCGGTGATTGGCTGGATGTCTGACCTGGACTCGCTGCAGGTGGAGGACCTT
This portion of the Candidatus Thiodiazotropha endoloripes genome encodes:
- the rpoH gene encoding RNA polymerase sigma factor RpoH: MSKEIALATLPTGNMDSYISAAFQLPMLSAEEEHSLAVRLRDQKDLQAAQALITSHIRFVVRIARNYSGYGLALPDLIQEGTVGLMKAVKRFDPDMGVRLVSFAVHWIKAEIHEFILKNWRIVKVATTKAQRKLFFNLRSSKKRLGWFSKEEVDSVAQDLGVKPETVLEMESRLSGQDIAFDGPSQESDEQVTPTPAGYLSDMRMEPASMLEAVDSENQMKQKLMSAIQGLDERSRQILEARWLSDKKSTLHELADRFQVSAERIRQIEQGAMKKLKSQLAL
- the ftsX gene encoding permease-like cell division protein FtsX, whose amino-acid sequence is MSLKSRLFSLPGIWLQRHAQVALSSLGRLFSNRFSSLMTCAVIGIALALPVGLHVMLSNLDTISGGWESGASISLFLDQNITNDKARSLAETLRQHTRIETVELINRETALEEFQRLSGYADALQALDSNPLPNLLVIQPKVEYTTAETAEKLAQELRLLPEADIVQLDLQWVRRLQAITVIAQRAVVVLAALLSMAVLLIVGNTIRLEIQNRRTEIEITKLIGATNAFIRRPFLYTGFWYGLFGGLIAWFLVALSLILLSGPIARLAQLYQSSFDLSSLDPITVLVLLSGSALLGLAGSWLAVGRHLSAIEPS
- the ftsE gene encoding cell division ATP-binding protein FtsE, translated to MIHFDNVSKRYPGGHTGLSNINLRIDAEEMVFLTGHSGAGKSTLLKLIGLLERSSGGQVHVNGRNLTRLKNRQIPYHRREVGMIFQDHRLLHDRTVFDNVALPLVVSGLGHKEIGRRVRAALDKVGLLHKEKSAPITLSGGEQQRVGIARAVVSKPPLVLADEPTGNLDPELSKEIMELFSQFNRVGVTLLIATHDLALISSMDQRILTLANGALSHDSKMEYKDVT
- the ftsY gene encoding signal recognition particle-docking protein FtsY encodes the protein MFGFGKRKKSETEEVDIQPAVEEKTGLFTRLQQRLSRTRHNLSDGLANLVMGRKTIDEDLLEELETLLLTADVGVDATNRIIDDLTERVKRKSLNDPEALTQALKQHLLEILQACDKPIDNREDGKPMVMVMVGINGAGKTTTIGKLARKFQIDGETVMLAAGDTFRAAAVEQLQTWGERNQIPVIAQHTGADAASVVFDALQAATSRQVDVLIADTAGRLHTKANLMEELAKITRVMKKIDPQAPHEVLLVVDAGTGQNAVNQALQFNESVGLTGLVVTKLDGTAKGGVVFAIADKVKVPIRFIGVGESIEDLREFDPKEFVEALFETETTD